Proteins found in one Borreliella valaisiana VS116 genomic segment:
- a CDS encoding M23 family metallopeptidase — MIISKKKQRVEKRKKNFLFNNKKNIDFELKDFANIRNIGKRRKKAFKFKNFFKKASLFFYKFKIQNINHYEYKYYYKSFKEKVFDIFSLKFDYKLVFKVNAIIFIFILIFYINIFSYYGSYIFLNRLTFPKDYFIDTFLYYSDQDIAQISSYLLESNVSSNVPGFKKNFVLKVFDHKIKPGETLSHVAARYQITSETLISFNEIKDVRNIKPNSVIKVPNMKGIVYVVKKNDSISSIASAYNVPKVDILDSNNLDNEVLFLGQKLFIPGGRLPKDFLKEVLGETFIYPVQGVITSGYGYRPDPFTGVISFHNGIDIANLANTPIKASREGIVVTVGFNAGGYGKYIVISHSNGFQTLYAHLNSFAVKVGKKVSRGAVIGYMGSTGYSTGNHLHFTIFKNGKTENPMKYLR; from the coding sequence ATGATTATATCAAAAAAGAAGCAAAGGGTAGAAAAACGTAAAAAAAATTTTTTATTCAATAACAAAAAGAATATTGATTTTGAATTAAAGGATTTTGCCAATATTAGGAATATTGGCAAAAGAAGAAAAAAAGCTTTCAAGTTTAAAAACTTTTTTAAAAAAGCTTCTTTATTTTTCTATAAGTTTAAAATACAAAATATTAATCATTATGAATATAAATATTATTATAAGAGCTTTAAAGAGAAAGTTTTTGACATTTTTAGCTTAAAATTTGATTATAAGCTTGTTTTTAAGGTTAATGCAATAATTTTTATTTTTATATTAATATTTTATATTAATATTTTTTCTTACTATGGTTCGTATATTTTTTTAAATAGACTCACTTTCCCCAAAGATTATTTTATTGATACATTTTTATATTATAGTGATCAAGATATAGCGCAAATTAGTAGTTATTTGCTTGAATCTAATGTTTCTTCAAATGTTCCTGGATTTAAAAAAAATTTTGTATTAAAGGTGTTTGACCATAAAATTAAGCCTGGAGAGACTCTCTCTCATGTTGCAGCTAGATATCAGATAACCAGTGAAACTTTAATTTCTTTTAATGAAATTAAAGATGTAAGAAATATTAAGCCAAATTCAGTTATTAAAGTTCCTAATATGAAAGGGATTGTTTATGTTGTTAAAAAAAATGATTCTATTTCATCTATAGCTAGTGCTTATAATGTTCCCAAGGTGGATATTTTAGATTCTAATAATCTTGATAATGAAGTTTTATTTTTAGGGCAAAAATTATTTATTCCTGGGGGAAGATTGCCCAAAGATTTTTTAAAAGAGGTATTAGGAGAGACTTTTATTTATCCTGTACAAGGCGTTATTACTTCAGGATATGGTTATCGACCAGATCCGTTTACAGGGGTTATTAGCTTTCACAATGGAATAGATATTGCAAATTTAGCCAATACTCCCATTAAAGCTTCAAGAGAGGGTATTGTTGTAACTGTGGGATTTAATGCGGGGGGATATGGTAAATATATTGTTATTTCTCATAGTAATGGATTTCAAACTTTATATGCGCATTTGAATTCTTTTGCTGTTAAAGTTGGAAAAAAAGTTTCAAGGGGAGCGGTAATAGGCTATATGGGAAGTACTGGTTATAGCACAGGCAATCACTTACATTTTACCATTTTTAAGAATGGCAAAACCGAAAATCCTATGAAATATTTAAGGTAG
- the lepB gene encoding signal peptidase I, which yields MRIFKAHKYELVSILAASLFLMTLIKLFLSFYIVKGESMTPTIFEKNWIVSHKFEYGLRLKNHKKYLLLWKNPKKNEMVLIKDPITNKIAIKKIFAIPGEKFKQIEKNKICIHDLSFKIDENVLKKNTKKIPDNHYLVIGENKQTSLDSRDYGFVKIDNILGKIIYYF from the coding sequence ATGAGAATATTTAAAGCTCACAAATATGAACTGGTGTCAATTTTAGCTGCTTCTTTATTTTTAATGACTTTAATAAAGTTGTTCTTATCATTTTACATAGTAAAAGGCGAATCAATGACCCCAACAATATTTGAAAAAAATTGGATTGTAAGTCACAAATTTGAATATGGACTTAGACTTAAAAATCACAAAAAATACCTTTTATTATGGAAAAACCCAAAAAAAAATGAAATGGTGCTTATTAAAGATCCTATAACAAACAAAATTGCCATTAAAAAAATATTTGCAATTCCAGGAGAGAAATTTAAACAAATAGAAAAAAATAAAATATGCATACATGACTTAAGCTTTAAAATAGATGAAAATGTTTTAAAAAAAAATACTAAAAAAATTCCTGATAATCACTATTTAGTCATAGGAGAAAATAAACAGACTTCATTAGACTCAAGGGATTACGGATTTGTAAAAATTGATAACATATTGGGAAAAATAATTTATTACTTTTAA
- a CDS encoding Hsp70 family protein encodes MKKWIGIDLGTTNTVASYFDVSSKIILNERGERMTPSIVSFSDKDVLVGSAAKNQILVNPQKTFYDFKTNIGSNTFYKVDGEFYRAEYLSAHLLSSVKKNAEKFLDEEIENAVITVPAYFSEIQRRGVVEAANFAGLNCKAILNEPTAAAIAYAFEKQIDGIFLIYDLGGGTFDVTLMEKQSDTYTVLSVKGQGRLGGNDFNKIIEKHVLDSFKNEYPDFNLEDVLLLEQLRERIEEGKKNLSVMEEVDITLLFLDGKHLNYKLKRSEFNSMISEYVDKTIQLSMECIADSGVDINSISKIILSGGSTRIPLIEQVLKESFPSVSILDSLNQDEVVAIGAGIHAFSLSRNDSVIKFKDVTPYSLGLEIRGNGFFTLIERNTALPISRSKLFTTTNDYQDEIEIHILQGEYKKASLNYSIGRFSFGNIQKALKGVPKIEVLFTLNESGILSVNAKDLATNSSNFIEIKITSSSDSVARDSLSNTFTSIID; translated from the coding sequence ATGAAAAAATGGATAGGTATTGATCTTGGAACCACAAATACTGTAGCATCGTATTTTGATGTTAGTTCTAAGATAATATTAAATGAAAGGGGTGAACGAATGACCCCTTCTATTGTTTCTTTTTCAGATAAGGATGTTCTTGTTGGGAGTGCCGCTAAAAATCAAATATTAGTTAATCCTCAAAAAACGTTCTATGATTTTAAGACTAATATAGGTTCTAATACTTTTTATAAAGTAGATGGCGAATTTTATAGAGCAGAATATCTTTCAGCACATTTACTTTCTAGTGTCAAAAAGAATGCTGAAAAATTTTTAGATGAAGAGATTGAAAATGCTGTAATAACAGTTCCTGCATATTTTTCCGAGATTCAAAGGAGAGGTGTTGTTGAGGCTGCAAATTTTGCTGGTTTGAATTGTAAGGCTATACTTAATGAGCCAACTGCAGCTGCTATTGCTTATGCTTTTGAAAAACAGATTGATGGAATTTTTCTTATTTATGATCTTGGAGGTGGAACTTTTGATGTAACTCTTATGGAAAAACAAAGTGATACTTATACTGTTCTTTCGGTTAAGGGACAAGGTCGACTTGGGGGTAATGATTTTAATAAAATTATCGAAAAGCATGTTTTAGATAGTTTTAAAAACGAATATCCCGATTTTAATTTAGAAGATGTTTTGCTTCTTGAACAGTTAAGAGAACGAATTGAAGAGGGTAAAAAAAATTTATCTGTCATGGAAGAGGTTGACATTACTTTGCTTTTCCTAGATGGCAAGCATTTAAATTATAAGCTTAAAAGGAGTGAATTTAATTCAATGATAAGTGAATATGTTGACAAAACTATTCAATTATCTATGGAATGTATTGCTGATTCTGGAGTTGATATTAATAGTATTTCGAAAATCATACTTTCTGGTGGTTCAACAAGGATTCCCTTGATTGAACAAGTTTTAAAAGAATCTTTTCCTTCTGTTTCGATTTTAGATTCTTTAAATCAAGATGAAGTTGTAGCTATTGGTGCAGGTATTCATGCTTTTAGTCTTTCTAGAAATGACTCTGTTATTAAGTTTAAAGATGTGACTCCTTATTCTCTTGGGCTTGAGATAAGGGGTAATGGGTTTTTTACTTTAATAGAGAGAAATACTGCTTTGCCAATTTCTAGGAGCAAGCTATTTACGACCACCAATGATTATCAAGATGAAATTGAGATTCATATACTTCAAGGTGAATATAAAAAGGCTTCTTTGAATTATTCTATAGGTAGGTTTTCTTTTGGTAATATTCAAAAAGCTTTAAAAGGAGTTCCCAAAATAGAGGTACTTTTTACTTTAAATGAAAGTGGTATTTTGAGTGTTAATGCTAAAGATTTGGCGACAAATTCTTCTAATTTTATTGAAATAAAAATTACAAGTTCATCTGACAGTGTAGCAAGAGACAGTCTTTCAAATACTTTTACAAGTATTATTGATTAA